ACATGAATATTAGGTGGAGTCTGTGAAAAACCAATCTCTTTAATACAGCCGCTATCAACTAATAGCCATGCTGGATACTGTGGCTCTCGTCCTGTACAATCCAATAACGTCGCATTATAGAACAGTGTCACTATATCGCCTCCTAAAATGTCAAAAAACTATGATGCAATAAATAATTTAAGTTCAGTGAAAAGATTATATAGAATTGACATATCATATGTCTAAGACTAATATATTTATAATTAATATAGGCGCAAAGTTATAAATCGGAGGAATAGATGATGAGTCTCAGAGAACAGGAATACATGACGACGGTGGAAAAATGCGGTAGTATTTCGAAAGCTGCAGATTTACTCCATATCTCTCAACCTTCCCTTAGTCAATATATTCAAAAAATTGAAAGAAGGACAGGTTATCAAATTTTCGACAGAAGTAATAAGATTCTTTCTCTGACGGTTGCTGGTGTGGAGTATATGAATACATGTCATGAAATATTGCGATTGAGTAAAGAACTTATAAAAAAAATTGACGATATTTCTGAAATAAAGAGGGGGCGCATAGTAATAGGAGTAACATCTCATCGTAGCCCTTATTTGTTGCCAGAAATACTTTTCAATTTTCAAAGGAAGTATCCTGGTGTCAATTTAGACATCATAGAAAAATTATCTACAGATGAATTAGAGGATATAACTCTGCGCGGGGAAGTTGATCTTTTTTTTACGACCACCCCGTTAAAAAATAAAGGTTTTTCAATAGAACATTTATCGGATGATATCCTATCCTTAGTAATTCCGCCTGATAGTTACATTTCAGGAAACATGCAAAAAATGACGTTTGATGAGATTGGCGA
The window above is part of the Cloacibacillus evryensis DSM 19522 genome. Proteins encoded here:
- a CDS encoding LysR family transcriptional regulator — its product is MSLREQEYMTTVEKCGSISKAADLLHISQPSLSQYIQKIERRTGYQIFDRSNKILSLTVAGVEYMNTCHEILRLSKELIKKIDDISEIKRGRIVIGVTSHRSPYLLPEILFNFQRKYPGVNLDIIEKLSTDELEDITLRGEVDLFFTTTPLKNKGFSIEHLSDDILSLVIPPDSYISGNMQKMTFDEIGDFICCSLCNMKFVLSPQTMKLGRLIHKLFERINFEPQVFFETYNMDTGIAMASKGLCASFTFSTLKPQKDYGEVPLYIPIMDKDFTVSLVIAFPRQRYLSRAASAFIQMSREILGQRNLLNC